A segment of the Panicum hallii strain FIL2 chromosome 1, PHallii_v3.1, whole genome shotgun sequence genome:
GATAGCTTAAGACAAGTTAAATCTTTTGCACAAAAATGATGTCTTTCAAGCATCTGAACCACAGCAAGTACCATTTGTACACCGGAACATGTAGGGCATTTACACTAGATATGCCACCATTATTATTTCTGCCAATAAAAGAATGTGCAGAACAAAGCATCAAAATTTCCTGTTCAGATTCATCCGCATGGTAAGAATAGAACTAGACAAAAATGATGCCAATTCACTGATTATGTATGACAAATGAAGAAAAAAATTTGATGCTTAATGATAACATTTCATCTTCTAAGAGAAGATGTAGTTGCAATGTAGGATTGAAACAACTGAGTCAGGCAAACACCTTGCCTTTTGATGAAGCTCCAAGGAATTATGAAAATAACACATTTTCTACACCTTTTCCATAAAAATTAGTAGAAAATAGAAAATAGGAACTACTATAACATGGGAAACACACATGTATACACTCTTAAAATAACATCAAAGGGCACAACTTGTTTGAGTGTCACACATCTAAGAACATAATCAAGATTATTTTTTTCTCTCTAAGATGCTGTGAGTTCTAAAGATTGAGCATCACATTGGAGCAATTTGTCAGTTGTTGACCTAAAATGACATTTGTCAGCTGTCACTTTGCAGTTTGCACTAGCACCTTAAGACATAGGATATTTTCAGCAAACATCAATGGGACTTTCTCAAATGAGAATGTCCTTCGGTACCCAAGTTATTACCCAATTGTAGTCTCTAATCTATGAACAAGCATGTTCAATGTTATTTGTAAAGCCCTACTCGCTCCCTCTTCATGCATATTCAATGTAGTTTTCACAGCGCAACCCACTCCCTCTTCATGCATATTCAATGTTGCTTTGACAGCCCGACCTCCTCCCTCTCAGACATATGTAACAGACTGAactcaaatttaaatatttgaaTTTCGAGATGATTATAGCACCAAAGGTGCTGATCATAGATGATTCTCTTCATGTTGGCTATCAATTACATATGTTTTAACTGAAACCATAGTTTCACAATCTGTGGTTTAAACACAAAATATTTTCTAGATTATGCTTCTATCTTCAACATATCAAAGGCGTATCATTTCCGTACTTATCAACAACACAAATGGCACTGTTGTTACAGTGACACTTGAAGACGTCCATTATCGTATCAGATTACCCATAAGAGGGAGTACAATTGAAATGCAATAATAAGTACCTGCAGGCAGGTGAAACCTGTCTAGATGGAAGAATGATTCAGAGATTGATTTTGTATTCCTTAATCCTTAGTGGTAATTGAAATGAAAGATAAGCAAGCTGCAGCTGCAGCATGCAAACAAAGAATGCCATACATGCCACAGCTGCAGCCTGCAAATCAACCACCACCACATTCTTCAAATTAATCCTTATTATCTAACCACTGAACCACTAGATAACTTTTTTACCCTTATTATCTCGTTGAGTTAATAAGCATCACTGAGCTGCTGCTGCAGCTTGCAGAGttgcagcagcagccagcaccaaCAATGTTAATACCTTGTTACCTAAAAATCATTCTTTCTTTCCCCAATGCATTAACAACTGTAGGAATTCATTTATAGGCAGCACTGCCACCGAAAAGCACTCGGATTCCAAGATAATAATAAATCGCTTCTCTTGGCCATGTAATTAATCCAGCAAAATGGCCCTGCTCACGTATCTCAGGATTTGCATTCCAAACCCCCACCAGACCAAATTATCCTAGGGTTAATTTTAGGAACGAACCTTACCGGCCAAAGAGGCAAACCAGCGATCGCGTGGATCGGCGGGCGTCACTGCGTCTTCCTCCGGGGTGGCTGCTTCTCGGAGGCCAACTTGTACATCCAGAACACCTGCAGCCAGCGGGGAGAGTGGTGAGGAGTCGGGATCCGTTCGGGATTAAGCAACGAAGTGtgcgggcgcggggcggcggggggatcgaaaagaagaagaaagcgAGCGGGAGGCTCACGAGGGCCAGGACGTGAGcggcgaggaggacgacgacgaagaGCGGGACGGCATCGAGGATGCCCGAGCCGGTGGCTGGCTGGGGCTTCTGCTGTGCCATTgtcggcggcgctggggagagAGATCGCTGCGATGCGGGGGCTTCTCCTGTTCTTCCACGCGAAGCAAAAAACCCTCCAGATGGACAGAGGAGACCAGGCGATGGGATCTtaaagaataagaaaagttaTGAATCCTTGACATAACAAAATGTGGCTGTAGTTTAGTGGTGAGAATTCCACGTTGTGGCCGTGGAGACCTGGGCTCGAATCCCAGCAGCCACACAGATTTCGTTTTGATGTTTTGTTTTTCCTGCCCCATGTGTTCATCACCTGTATTTCCCGATTTTTTGAATTTTTAACCCGCTTATAAGATACGCTGACCTGTGGTTATGTACCGTTTAATGTGTCAGTCTATGTTGTTCTCCGTGTCATATGTCTTACTACTAAAAAATACACTCCctcctttatttttttttctctcagCTGCCCTTTCCAACTCTAAAATTGTCTCAAGTTGCCTAAGTACAACATCATTTTTCCTCTGTTTGGATTTGGGTTTCATTAACATCACATCTTAGGACTCAACTCTCCTTTGCATGTCATTGTAGAGCACCTGTTGAAATTTTAAAAATGTTGAGCTTTACATTGACTATCTTGTTTCGTCGCATGAAGTGCAGTATGTTTACTCCCTTTGATTTAAAAGGCATGAATCTTGTTAGATATATAGACTAAGACTATTGATCTATCCAATAAATATGAAATGTGGCAAAACAATACTGCTATTATTTGTATTCAAATTGGGATTGTTCTTCTATACATACTATTCAAAATCTTTCCATCAGGATTGTTCTTCTATACATACTAGTACCTTAACGTGGAATTAAAGCAAAATTAGACAAAGCCATTGGGATTGGCTGAATCTCAGAGATTCCATGTAGCTCTGTGGTCTGATTCAAATTCACACCAAAAGGTGTTTTATCTAAAATATTTGGGTTGACCTTCATTTTTTTAAACATATGCACTTGTGGTGTTATATTCCCCTAAATACATTTTACTACCCCTATGAAACTTTTAGATATATTTAAAGTCCGCTCAAAGTAATTTATTTAAGTTTTAAATACATATTCTCATTATTTATTTATTAATAATTAAAAAACTTTTAAAAAAAACATGCTGCCGTGAGTCCGTGACGATATGGATCAGCGAACTTCGGCAGTTCGGCTTGTACAAGTGGTAACCTGCTCCATCGCCGCCGAGTGGAGCGGCAatgccggcgcccatggccacCATCCTCACCGCATCCTCTTCCTCCCCCACTCCTGCCCGCGGCGCTGTGCCAGCAAGAACCTGCCGCTCCCTCGCCGTCCGTTGCCCATCCTTTCCAAGTCGCTGCCGTAGTGGCCGCTGGAAGAAACCCAGCCCCGGACCCACCGCGCCACCGTTGCTCTTGCTCCCGGATAGCTCCCTCCCGCCGTGGCTGGACCGTTGCCTCCACGCGCTAGCCGCTGCCATACTCGCGCTCGCGCTGTTTGGCCCGCCGCTTCTCCCGGCTGCCCATGCCTCCTCCTCCGTGGGTGTGCGTTCACCGCTGGACGCCGCCGCGTACCCCTGCGAAGATGTCAGGCGCTACTACGCTGGCCTTGATGGCCTGGCTGGCGACGAGCTGAGGGCGAagctcgccgccgtcgtctcACCTCACGCCGCCCTGCAGTACAAAGATGTCGGTTTGCCTGTAGCCAACCTACTAGCTAGTATCAATTAGCTTTCGTGCTCCTTAATCTGGTGGAATTTCGGCTCGAATTGAGAAAGAAGAATGTGTCTTTTTACCCTTATGTTGTAGGTGTGGGAGGCGCTCAAGATTCTTGATGCAGCTGATGCAGAACACCCTGAGGCTTCATCTGAAGTGTATGGTGTGCTCTGTAACTGTAACAGATTATGGGTGCTAATGTTTTCTGTGCAGAACTGGAAGCTGGTTCCCATATTCTGTGTTGATTTTTGAGGCTCTATTTTTTCTTGTAGGATTGAGATATACTCGCAGAGAGCAGTGCCGAAGATCTTAGCAGGCAAACCAGATGGATGGAATAGTGAGTTACATTTCTGAGTAAAATTGACGTCTAGACATGACAATGCACACTTATCTTTATGTTTTTCTTTAACAGAAATGTTGTATGTTTTACTGTGCAGGGGAACACTTGTGGCCTCGATCATATGGCCTAACTTATGGCCCATTGCTAACTGATCTTCACAACATACGTCCTGCGGATGTCAATGGTCAGCTAGGTTTCTGTCATTAAACAATGCAATACATTCAACCACTAGCCACTAGGCATGATTTATAGGAAAAGGAAAACCTCAGCACCAGGATTGTGTTTGTTTCAAGTGTTACATTTTCCCCCTATTTAAATTATGGCCTAAAGAGGTGTGAATGTGGGTGTGTTTGGCCTTTTTGGAGGGTATATGCCCCTTCCATTGTACTTTTTCTTTCCTCTTAATGAAACGAAATGCACCTCTCCATCATTATCGAGAGAAAAAAGTGAGACATTTGCCCCCTACATCTAAATCATAGCCTAAACTTTTGCAAGCAAAGGAATTATAATTCAAAATGGATTAATTCATGCAGCACAGAATTTTGACTGTCTTTCTCAAGGTGCAAATCCTGTTTTCAGTAAACTCTTCAAGGGGAAACAAATATTTTGGAGAATGTACTGCCACATCAATAAATTGTGTACGGCCAGCAAATCGTGAAGCCGCACCTAACACTGAGACAGACGCTGAAAAGTGGGCACCTCCGTATCAGGTTTAACTATTTGTTTGTGAATTATATGCCTAATTATTCACTCTTGTAGAGAAAATTATATCTATCCTTGAATTTGAAAACAATGCTGACATTTGAATTGGAAAGTACATATTCGGATTTAGGAACCAGGAATTATATGTGTTTAATCCAATGGAGGGAAATAATGAATATCTAAATTAGAAGTAACTTAAACTTCAGAATCGTATTAAACTACTATCTGGAATGTTTAGCATAGTTACAAGGGCATTGGGAAGTCAGGCGCATCAGGTGGGTTCACTTGTAAATGAACACCAGTTGAAGTGGCTTCCAGATATGAACTCGTTTGCTGTGTTGTTGGCACTACAATCTTTCCCTTTTTTTTGTT
Coding sequences within it:
- the LOC112878987 gene encoding uncharacterized protein LOC112878987 isoform X2, with protein sequence MPAPMATILTASSSSPTPARGAVPARTCRSLAVRCPSFPSRCRSGRWKKPSPGPTAPPLLLLPDSSLPPWLDRCLHALAAAILALALFGPPLLPAAHASSSVGVRSPLDAAAYPCEDVRRYYAGLDGLAGDELRAKLAAVVSPHAALQYKDVWEALKILDAADAEHPEASSEVIEIYSQRAVPKILAGKPDGWNREHLWPRSYGLTYGPLLTDLHNIRPADVNVNSSRGNKYFGECTATSINCVRPANREAAPNTETDAEKWAPPYQVRGDVARSLMYMAVSYGSGQKDGTPHLELSDSPKRRKMGLLSALLRWNELDPPSGPEQLRNDRVCSLYQHNRNPFVDHPEYANLIWRKPPAESSPFTGKTQKAWINEFHYENKGKDENEFVELVIHTSLDAKDLILALYNGANGIMYRSLNLADKEAFTVAEGNFGYLLYTVRTHLQNGPADGIALIYCRDMHQAEVLELLSYEGSLRAQDGPAKGLVSIDIMIKETDESSNQDSLGLTGSKIGEFAWRTIAGSATPGKLNVGQMF
- the LOC112878987 gene encoding uncharacterized protein LOC112878987 isoform X3, encoding MPAPMATILTASSSSPTPARGAVPARTCRSLAVRCPSFPSRCRSGRWKKPSPGPTAPPLLLLPDSSLPPWLDRCLHALAAAILALALFGPPLLPAAHASSSVGVRSPLDAAAYPCEDVRRYYAGLDGLAGDELRAKLAAVVSPHAALQYKDVWEALKILDAADAEHPEASSEVIEIYSQRAVPKILAGKPDGWNREHLWPRSYGLTYGPLLTDLHNIRPADVNVNSSRGNKYFGECTATSINCVRPANREAAPNTETDAEKWAPPYQVRGDVARSLMYMAVSYGSGQKDGTPHLELSDSPKERWVSYQLFYGGMNSIHHQDLSSLEMTESAAFTSIIEILLSIIQNMQILYGGNLLPKVHLSQEKHRRLGLMSSTMKIKAKMRMSLLN